TAGTATTCATGCACAAGATGCCCCCACTGTGGCTGGATTACTGCCAGCTCCTGATGGACCAGGGCTGCATCACACGCACCCACCACACCTTCAAACACACCCTGCCGGCCCTGTGCATCACACAGCACTGCCGCCTCTGGCCCCTGTACCTGTGTTTCCTGGGCTCACACCCTCTGCCTGAGACAGCCATGTGAGTCTACAGGTGCTTCTTCAAGGTGAGACCCGAGAACGCTGAGGAATATATTGACTACCTCAAGGGCAGTGATCGGCTGGACGAGGAGGCACAGTGCCTGGCCACCGTGGTCAATGATGAACACTTTGTGTCTAAGGCCGGCAAGTCCAGGTACCAGCTGTGGTTCGAGCTGTGTGACCTCATGTTGCAGAAGCCTAACAAGGTGCATTCCCTCTACATGGAAGCCATCATCCGCTGGGGCCTCACCTGCTTCACCAACCACCTGGGCAAGCTCAAGCTCTAGTACTTGCTGGCTACTACAGCCGCAGCGGCCACTTTGAGAAGGCTTGGAAAGTGTACGAGGAGGCCATCAAGACCATGATGACTGTGAGAAACTTCACACAGGTTTTTGACAGCTACGCCCAGTTTGAGGAGAGCTTGATCTCTGCCAAGATGGAGGCAGCCTCGGAACTGGGGTGTGAGAAGGAGGATGAGGACATGCACCTGGAGCTGCCCCTGGCCCGCTTTGAACAGCTCATCGACTGGCAGCCCCTGCTACCCAACAGCATTCTGATCCACCAGAACATGCATAAAGTATAAGAGTGGCATAAATGCGTGGCTCTGCATGAAGGCCATCCTGGTGAGATCATCAAGACATACATGGAGGCCGTGCAGACAGTGCACCCCTTCTAGGCCATGGGCAAGGCCTACACGTTGTAGGTTGCATTTGCCAAGTTTTATGAAGACAGTGGGTAGCTGGACGATGCCCGTGTAATCCTGGAGAAGGCCATGAAGGTGAACTTCAAGCAGGTGGACAACCTGGCCAGTGGGCGGGACCAGTGtggggagctggagctgtgcacGAGAACAAGAAGGCGGTGCTGAGGCTGCTGAGGAAGGCCACAGCACTGCCTGCCCCCCCGGCTGACTACTTCAACAGCTCAGAGACCCTGCAGAGATGCGTGTACTAGTCCCTGAAGCTATGGTCGATGCTCATCGACCTGGAGGAGAGCCTGAGCACCTTCCAGTCCACCAAGGCAGTGTATGACAGCATTCTGGACCTGAGAATCGCCATGCCCCTCACGGTTATCCACTATGCCGTGTTCCTGGAGGAGCATAAGTACTTTGAGGACAGCTTCAAGGCCTATGAGCGTGGCATCTCACTGTTTGAGTGGCCCAACATGTCCGATATTTGGAGCGCCTACCTGGCCAAGTTCATCACTCGGTAAGGGGGCAATAAGCTGGAGCAGACCTGGGACCTCTTTGAACAGGTGCTGGATGGCTGCCCTCCAAATACTGCAAGACTCTACTTGTTGTATGCACAGCTGGAGGAGGAGTGGGGCCTGGCCTTGCACGCCATGGCCATGTATGAGCACGCAACCCTCGCTGTTGAGCCTGCACAACATGCTCCAACTCTACATCAAGAGGGCGGCTGAGATCTACAGGTTCATGAGTACCTGCAGCATCTACCAGAAGGCCATCAAGGTGCTGTCAGACAAGCATGTCCCGGAGATGTGCCTGCAGTTCACGGAGATGGAGTGCAAGCTCAGGGAGATTGACCAGGCCCACTCCATCTACAGCTTCTGCTCGCAAATCTGTGACCCAAGGTTGACCAGTGCCTTCTGGAAGACTTGGAAGGAGTTCGAGGCATGTCACGGCAATGAGGACATGATCCACAAGATGCTGCAGGTCCACCGCAGTGTGGAGGCCATCTACAATACACAGATCAACTTCATGGCCTTCCACATGCTCAAGGTGTTGGGCAGTGCTACAGGCACCATGTCTGACCTGGCCCCAGGGCAGAGTGGTGTGGATGACATGAGGCTGCTGGAACAGAGGGCCAGGCAGCTGGTAGCCCAGGCTAAGCGGGACAAGTCCCAGCGATCCCAGAGCAAGATCTTGTTTGGGAGGAGCAATGCTGCCTGTGAGGAGCTGGCCGAGACAGCCCAGCAGGACAACCCTGAGGAGATCCAGCTGGGTGAAGATGAAGAGATGGACCTGGAGCCCTGTGAGGTGCTGCTGTGGCAGCAGAGTGTCCCAGTGGTCATGTTCAGGAGCCTAAAGGAAAACTACACCACAAATctgcctaggaggcagcagagctggctcaagtacttgggtccccactGACTGGATGGAGGTCCGGTTCCACATTCAACCCAGGCCATGCCTGCCACTTGTGGGCCCTTGTGCACTGAATCAGTATGTGGGagcctcttccctttctcttaatTGAACAAATGAGTGCTTGTATGAATAAAATAACCTTTTCCAGTGTCATATAGTGACACAAATGCTTATCTTGGATTCACTTTCTTGGCAGTATTTCCATCTCAAAAATGGGCGGGGCATGGGGCTTGGGTGGAGGGAGCTTCCATCTGCATGGCAGCTGCTGGAAGTACCAGGttagactcaatgcttggggcacTGGCCATGACCACGGCTGACACAGAGGGGAGCAAATCCTGGTTTTATGTGGCCTACACACCAAATGGCACcagagttgaactaggcttcaatgcccattgacatgtgagaactgaatgggatgcgggacacactggaccagtctgctgcacatactggcaagcacgggaaacATGTCAGAGGGTTctggcttggtgggggttactgcCGATTGCTCTGAagaggctgtagctcccactgggttGTGTGAGGGCCAAACGTGTGGTGGACAGGATCGGGCTTGGCACCaaaatccattggtttgtgtagaaggcagggctggaaataAAACTGACCTAGAAATTGCAACCACCGGCATATGTAGAGGCTGATTCAGGCAATgatctgtgccagaccctgtactggcaagctcacacaagaatctggtctggaatccTCTCAAACAAAGTTTTCTTGGGGTTCACCCCAATCaaactgaactcagaaccccaaccaggatGAGATTTGCacattccatggtctgaccatggagtaaagctgagcctcttcagaggctcagacacAGAAGTGGACAGCAAATGCAGGTGGACATGAAGGATATGATAGTACATTGGAGCCTACTTATAACACCTGCTACTAGAGCAGAGGATAGAACAACTGGATCAattactccagccaagtgttggtagCGAAAATCTGAGCAAGTGGAGGTGCTAACGTGGACTCTGCCTGACAGTGTAAGAGATTTcaccgtgcttggaatggcaaaattggcagcaattcagaacagtcaAACTATTGAAACAACTTGAGCAGTGTTCTCAGAGAATGGCTCACATCAGGGACAgttggtgtggcttctccctttgtctctcccctttccccagatacaagaaggaagaaagaaatgtggaaacaagagccttatccactttcctgtagcccttgaccctttgagccatAGTCAACTATATAAAGgtcatcaacatttttaaaaaatgggcaggACCAGTCAGGATCCCTTCTTGCCTTAGCAGCAGGTACTGCATGCACATTGCAAAGCAGGACAGAAAGTagcatttgttatttcattatgTTGACTTTAGTGCTGTCAGAAAACCAACCCCAGAGGCTTGCCATGTTTTTCCCAAAGTTACACAAGCTTTTCCCTTGAAGATGGCAGAATCATCTTGTTAGAGGCCACAGCGAGGTAGTAGTTCTGTTTCTAAGGGACCCAAGAGTCTGCAGCCAGAGCACACAGAGGACAATGGAAAGGGCAAAAAAAGAGGAGACTTCTGCAATTTTAATATTCCTTAGAAGTTTAGCTTTTGCTAGAAAAAAGTATCTTCCTTATTCTTCTGATCGTGACCAGAGGGGCTTAAAGGGCACTTGGAGACCTCTTCCAGTCAGTCACTGGGAGTTGAAAGTGGAATTACCAGGAATCACTGACCATCTAGAAAATGGATCCAACCCACGCCACCTGCTGGTGACTCACTTGCTCTGCACCTGGGTGTGTGCACCACCTGTTCAGTTTAGTGAGCCCAGGTTGAGCTCCCAAGGGAGTCAGCATTCATTACCAAATCTCTTCACACTGTGCTTAGAAAAGCAAATATTCTCTTTCATTAATACTAGGGCAGTACTGGGTAGTCAAAGGGAACATAAATGAGGCTTGTACAAATGGTGCTGTTGATAAGCAGGGAAAACATAGCATTAAAGACTTGACCCCAGGTGAGAAGAACTGTGGTTTAGTGAATCCTGTAAACCTCAATTTACACCCACATTGCAGTGGGTGTTTTTGACTCTCATTGACTTCAATGGAAATTGTCAGTATGTGATAGTTTTGTGAATTTGAGGAAgtgtttttatgtaatttttttcctggatattTCCAGAAGagaattctttttaaacatttttaatcattcttatttgagagggaggcagatatacagaggcaaGAAAGAGAGGAGGCAGGGGTCCTTCCAATTGCTGgtgtactctccaaatggctgtaaggtcagagctgagccaattagaagtcaggggccaggaggtgcttccaggtgtcctatgtggtgcccctgtaggatgctggcactgcaggctaagGATTAGCTTGATAAGCCACCATGTGGGCCCTAAGATGAAATTCTTTCAAATTGCTCCTAGAAAGGAAGTCTGTACATTGTAACATTTTCATATACTGTGATATCCAGCGCCAGGCAAAAGGTGAAGCAAAataaagctctctgtctctctgggcaCTGTGATTGTTTCTCAGGGACACCTGTCATTCTCTGTCAGGAGGGAGTGACCGCTAGACCTGGATTATCTCCTTTGTGGAAAGCAAGCAAGTCTGTGTAATCATTTTTACTTTGCAGGAGGTGGGAGACAGAAAGCTTAGACCATGCAAATAAAGCAAATGGAAGGACACAGACCTGGGGCTCAGGGCTTCAGAAAGGAGGCTCAGTGAACAAACCTGCCACTTGTTGTCAAGACCTTTGGAAATGCTAATTGGATTATAAAATAGTGGATTCCACTTGAATGAATCCTTGGCCCTGATTTGGTGCCTTGTTTAACATGATACCTAAGAGAAGACAGCTTGCCCCTGGCAGCTGATCATGAATGACACTATCTTCCTGCTTAGAATTAGAAACCGCCATCTCTGCAGATTTCAGCTGACAGTGGGCTTGCAGTCACATTTCTTCCACTCCTCACTGTGGGCTCTCTTGGGAGTCATGCAACCTGCCTGAGCTCCACCTTCCTGGGTCAGTGCTTGGGTTTCTTGTGCTGCTGGACTTGAGCTGGTATTTCTATCTTCCCATTTCTCACCACTGGATGCCAGTGGAGGACCAGGGCTGAAACACCAAAGGCTATGGCTGTTTTTGAGCAGGCTAGGGAGTGTTACAAACAGAAGGATGATCCCTTGTTCCAGCAAGTCATCAAGCCTAGCAATGACCTTGAGTTAAGTGGAGCTAATCGGAAAATGTTGTTAGGCTTCATTCCCTAAGTGTTACATGATATTTTCATCCGGAAATTGAGAATGAGACTCAGAGGATTTCTGTTCATCCCAGCAAGAGGTTATGTGAATCCAGGTTCCTCTGACTTCCACTTGTTCCTCTTGTAGGTGTTGCACAGATCTGACTCCACAAATGAGCAGCTCCTGTGCTCTGAAATGACAATTTGGGACACAGGTGTCATTTTGGGGATCTGACTCATCCCTTATGTAGAAGGTGACGATCTTCTATGAGAGCTATTCCATTGGATTTCTGACATGAGAGAAACTAGGGATcactttcatttctctgtgtattAGTCCAGCTTCCTTGGTTAGAATTGGGCCTGAGTCTATTAACCACGGAGCCACTTTTTCATCACCAATCACCCGCGCCAACCTCTTGGGTTTTCTCCTAGCAAATTTAGATACACTTTAAATGGATTTTACCTAAAACATGAGATTCTAATATGGCTTTATGATGTGGATTTGCCTCAGCATCCTCTAGCGAGCTCCTCCAGGTGGGAGCTTAATGGCTCTCTGCAGCAACTGCTGCATCGTGTCGCCCTTCTTCATCTTGACTGTGTGCCGGTGCCCAGAGCCATCCCAGGAACCGAAAGTGATTTCAATCTCCTCACTCTAGAACTTTGCCTGCTTGGCTTCCCACTCCTGTCAAAACACTTCCCGGAGCCAATTCTCCTGCTCATCACGCTCTCGGTCAGGCAAGAAGCTCATATGCACCTCTGGATTCTTCCCTAACTTCCTCCTCTTTGTGGTGACCCGTTCCATTTCCGGCTCCTCCTCATATATGACTCCCTGCTCTTGCTCCAGAGTGAAGGACAGACCAGAGATCTTCCGCTTGGTCTCCTTGTGCTCCTTCTCCCGCAGCTTGTCCAGCTTCAGCTGTAGCTGCTTGGATCGCTCCTCACGGCGCTGGACTTGAGCTCTACCTCCACGGCATCGTAGTGTGTATAGAACTTCTTGTCACCCTTGGATTTTATGTTTTCCGCTGCTGTCCGCTGCTTCATCTGTTCCATTTGCTTACGCTGCTTCTCTCGCGTCTTCATCAGGTGCATGGCACAGCCTGCCTCGCTTGCAGTGCCCTTGTACTGAGCCATGGCGGCGGTAGTGACAGCAACCCGGGCTGGTCTCCGCAGTGCCTGTAGAGTTCCTGCTGACCACGGTGATGGCTCCCCTGCCGCTGCGCCCACcacgcagcaacagcagcagctctcGCTACCTCCTTcgccaacaacagcagcaggggctggactACAAATACAGACATATAAGTTGCTTTGTGGCATGCAAATTTGACTTCATTTGGATATAAGCCCAGGAGTGGGACAGTCAGGTCATGTGGTAGATCAATGTTGACTTGTCCAACTCTGAATATGGATTCCCATAGTTGCTACATCTTGGGGTTTAAGTCTGCCAACAGGCTCCAAGGTCACCGATCGTGAACCACCAGAGACCAGCTCGTGAGGAATGTCCCGTCCATTCAGCACAAGTTCAAGGCTTATAAAGGCTTACAGAAAGGGAGGGTAGGAGGGCATTTTCAGGTAATccctgaaaaacagggcaaatggagactctgagatggactatgtcaatcagaggattcttcagcgacctcatcgtgcttgcaatggcgagactggcagcaattcacaactgttgaactatccaaaccacttgagcaggaccctcggagcatgccccacatcagggacctgggatgggtgaaaGACTGGGTAGGGGCCTCTCCCTTTACctcctcctttaccccagatacaggaaaaaaaatgtggagaggaaacaatagtcttgcccactttcctgtagcccttgagcctttgtgccctaataaactgtgtaaaaatcatcaaaaaaaagaagaagaagaaagaaaaaaacaagtgattTTACACAAAACTCTTGCAGAATATAGTCCTTAACCATTTCACCATTTACaggaaaaagcaacaacaaaaacaacaacaagtcACATTTCTTTGCTTGCTTTTGGAAATACACCATTGATTTTATAGTATTTTCATtaacagaataacagagaaataagaaatcagaagtggctaatgtcctcaccttgcacgagctggaaccccatatgggcgccggatcatgtcccagccgccccacttcccatccagctccctgcccgtggcctgggaaagcagtcaaggatggcccaaagctttgggaccttgcacccgcatgggagacctgggagaggctccagtctcctggtttcgactcagcttagctccggccattggggcagcttggggagtgaatcaatggacagaagatcttcctctctgtctcttcaccccgttgtatatccgcctttcaaattaaaaaaaaaaaaaggagaaacacatcGGAGACTTGGCTCCACTCAGATAGCTactctttgaagaaaaataataaaagacatCAGAAGCAAGATGGTTTTGAAAGctttattgcaatctctaagtGTACAACCTTTAGATTCCGGCTTCTACTTTCTAAAGAAACAACTCTTAAGTGATGCTAATATagccaatgagaaaaaaaaaaaaaacacttctatcAAAATATACAATTTCAACTACAGACTAGAAGgctaatatttacaaaatatctgGAAGCCAAAAGTTTGCTTCTCTGGATGAGAAGCAGCATCCCTTTGAAGCACAAAGCATCAAACAAAGTCTATAGCAAGATCGATGTGTGAGCGTCTTCATTGGTCAGATTCCAGATAAATTCATAAAGCTTGAGTCTCAGTCTTTGCAGCAACGTATATCCGTGTTTCTGAATCCAGATTTCCAGAAAAGAGGGAACCAAGTAATTCAGAATCTCAAGTGAGATTTATGGCTCACCATGTATCTATCCAGTGTGTCCCAGAACCTCAAGAAAATTAGTCTATCCAAATGCCGTTTATGGTGGCTGAGTTCTAGCACTGTCACGTCCCATTTCTGAACATTTGGATCTAGACGAGTTTCTTCATACTTGAGATGGAAGGCTTTGATTCTGGCAAATATGTCAACTGGTGATCCATCAGGCAAAAGCCACGGCCACCCTTTGAACTGCCAAGCGGGACCTTGCACAAACACTGCCACAACCCGGTCCCAATCTTGAGGCATAAGTTTAAGGGGCTGATCTAGTACTTTGTAAGGTACTGTGACACTACTTACAGTGCCACCTGGTTGCAtttgctctttccttctctgtattagAGTTTCATGTTCTCGTTGACAACCCTGCTTCTTCTTTTCATCGGATGAGACAAATTTGAAATCCTGTAGAAGGTCTTCTACATTGAGCATGGTTATCAAAGACGTGGTAGCTGCAGGAATTATGATGATGGGAGTTTGAGAAGCTTTCTTCTGATTCGTGGGAGGTTTTGCTTGTGAAAGCGGTCTTGGTACTGGCTGTGCTGCAGGTGTCTGAGTCTTGTGGGCAGATGCACCCTCCGTTAACAGTTTCAGTGGCATACCGTGGTAGGTGCCCTTAGTGTCGATTTTGAAGCCTTCCGTTTCTTTTCCTTTGAACCTCTCCTGATCGTATCTGTCGTATGCGGCCAGGATAGGCTGTTTCAAACGCACTGTGGGATCCACTGGGGCTGCATTTGGAGCTGGTCGCCGGCGTTCAGGTGCCCGCCCTTCTTCTCGGTCCTCCACAGACTGCAGAATTGCAAAAATATCCTTTGCAAAAGTCTTTCCTGTGCTCTGTAAGATCGTGTTGCGTGTCCTCCACACTCTCTCCCTGCTGACAATCTCTCGGGTCACATCTACCTCAGCATCTACAAAGCTCCTCGGCTTAAGGGCAGTGAGAGCATCATTCAGGTCGGTCTTGATAGTAGCTCGTTTCTTAGCCataattttggctttgattgcagCAATTTTTTCCACCGTCATGTCTTCAGACAAAGACCTAATCCGCTCAGTCTGTACGACCTCTTCCTTATGGCCCTCCAAACGAGCAGCCAGTCTCTCTCTATCCAGACGTATGCATTCTTCATTCTCAAGGCGCGGTTTCTTGGCTTCTGCTAGAACTTCATCTGCAGCTCTTTTGACTCGAGCAGATCGCTGAAGACCTAGCTCCAGGGGGAGGCTTCTGTCAATACTTGCGCACGTTGATGCTTCCCCGTTGAGATAGCCAAGCAGATCTTTGCGGTCCGGTCTTTTAACCACAGGAATATTTTCAGCAGCTGCACGGCGGACATAAACGGGATGAGAAAGGTGCACGTTTCTCAGCAGGAACAGGATGCATTCCAGCGTGTAGTACTCCCTCGGCTGGTCTTTCTTCTCAGCCGCCCACACCACATAGTTGGTCTTGACATTCTTTGGCCAGGAGAACTCCCCAAAGATGACTTCGTCCCCCTTGACCACGATCTCCTTCTTTTGGATGGTGTACTGTCTCAAGACGCTGAGAACGTCCGCCATCTTCCCCAGCTCGCCCTCACCGTTGGTCAGAAATGTCCTGTCTATCCAGCACAAGCTCAAGGTTTATAAAGGCTTACACAAAGGGAGGGTAGGAGGGCGTTTTCAGGTAGTCCCTCCACCCAATAAGGACACTTTGATTGGCTAAAAGGCACGCCTAATCCCGTTGACCTTCcaatcatgtcagaggtcacagtCCCTCTACAGGGATGGAAGGTATGCCTCAGGTCACACCCCCTAGGTAGCAGGCAAGAGACCTGGGGTGATTTCCCACAGCTGCACTTACCCTAACTCCACTCTCAGCAGTGCAGAGTGTAGAATacttttcttcccacatccacgccaAGAGTTAGTGGATATTGAGTGGGATCACATTCAATCTGTGTATGACTTCTGGTAACAGGGCCATGTTCCCGTCTTGATTCTACTGATCCTGGAACATGGTACATGTCTCCATCTTTTAGTGTCTCTTTAAACGTTGAATAAttcttgggtcttccacatccttGTTTAGGTTTTATTCCGATGTATCTAAGGTGGTACTCCCTGTCTTGAATGAGACTGTTCTttttcaggttttatttattactactattatcCTTCTAAGCACTGTTTGCTAAACCTCTGGGATTACCTTTATTGCCTCCTGCAGTTCCCCTTCCCCCCCTCCCAAGTTTTCCTACACCATTATTAAAGTATAGTTCATGCACTGTCTAatgtccatcattatgggcattGACAATTGTTGAGAGTCCAACATCCCCTTGTCAAAATACAATGAGCCCTTTTCATAGTTAAtccatctttttctggaagtaaatatgcatactacattataacCTCACATCCGGATATATTAGTGTCCATTTCAGTTGCTGTACATCTGCTTAAATAAAGTCACAATAGAAAATCgatgataaaaaaaatagaaatttgcaatgccatgaactCAAACCACATGTTACTATATACGACTGTCTCCAATGCATAACTGCTCTATATTCCCTTAACTgaaaagccgcaaaacaaaatctacttcaggaaatgaaaagaaattaacagttcTGTGGAATTACATAacatgctggtgaatggctaaggtttgaagaaatgtaaataaatcaaagtccttgttgaagaaaatgattcttctgcatgatctgtgagtcattgaataattttatcagaaatattttgaagagatgaaactaacagaaaacatcaaaagccATGCGATattgtttttgctgatttttgttggtgaaatgtgtctcttcttgaCAACAAaaaatttggttttgatttttaatccagttgaCTATTCTATGATGTtggattgagcttaagccatttatattctgGATTAATATGAgtggtaattttgtcctgtcattttataaatggtttgttcattgatttatagTCTTCTGGTTTTGTTGGGTTTATTCCTCTTCTCGGTCAAGAGActgtcttgaagtatcatttgtagggcagatttggaagaagaaatttgttttaaattttatttaccgtggaagaattttatttcattttcaaaaacaaaagaaggttTTGCTAGATATTTTATCCTGgtccgacaatttttttcttctaaaatctggaatatgtcactccattttcttcttgactgtggagtttcctgtgagacgtcttctgtgagtttaattggaatTCCTTTGTATGTCACTTGATTATTTTCACGTGCACATATAAGTATCTTTTTCTTACGTTTTATTGAagggagcttgatgatcatgtgtgttggtgaggatcgcttttgttcaagcctgttgggagttctgtgcccctcttggatgttgtttccctattctttctccagattagggaaattttcccttatttcattaaatacatttgtaaaaccagtttctttttctgcaccttttgggattcccataactcttatattaggactcttaatagtgttttttacttcttgaatactttttttggcctgatccctctctgtttcatttttttgtttgcttcccactggtgacaagaaatatcttccaatcctaagattctttcttctgcttgcttccttctattttggagactatccactgtacttttactttgctctgctgtgttcttaatttcttatgtatcagccttgatttgctttattgctgctatttcttgtgtaacatattccttaaattctttgaactcttctttgtgcttctcattgtttatcAGAGGTTTTATATTAAgttttccaaattctgtgtcccccattttctcaatgtcttcctcagttaactttgaggttggaatagggttttgctcctttgcaggggagtcttcaggaaTATTGATGTTGCCTTTGTGTCTTtgtttgttcttggtcattgtacttctagttatcggattcttctccttggtgcaggtttctaagccatgtcacccacaggtctacagttcaattttacttattgcagttggtacagagCTCTTTGCTTGTAGTCAGTTGTGCCAatctctccagcaagttccaggtctgggttcttatgttagatttccaccgtgaactctatagccccagcttctggcccaCCAATCTCCAtgtcctgtgatatcatgctgagatTGCACTGTCGActctgcagcctttctcccacttccctttggagcaggtcccaggattagagagacacaaggtgtgctatatagctaggtttttgATGGTGCAGATCTTGCCGGATCTTGTTGGCCATTAGCACTGGGTGCTACTCGGACCTATATTGACACAGGCAATGCCACAGTTGgcattatttttctgtgggaccgGTGCAATCCACAGACCTCAATGAGgtcttgcaagctcagcacatgtgcagttcactgttgtcccctgcagtcctaaagctattgccacagtgtgaaaAATAGCATCTGATGTGCCACTGTTAGAGTTCTTGATATGCTGGCTGTCAAGTCTGAGGACTAGCCAGACCTATCTCGGGTGGAACGTGTAAAATGTTGCATTGCTGCAGTTCAATgtatcagaaatgagttcacacccagctcagcatatgctcagtactttcccttgcctttgactTCTTAATAAAAATGGCAtgcaattcggctctagggggatGATTGGGCtgcgaaatccaccctgttctcacactgcctatctgggatctgctgttctatctctgctcctggtcaaatcaaacagaccagcatgaCAGACAGTTCtctgggttcatctcccaagctcccagtgaaagtccctttccacctggttgctggtggagttccggctgctggtggagctcagattgctgttagatgaatgctgctggagtatcagttccTGCAACACAACATcattgttttagctgctttcctgtgtctgtcagtctccaggtacccctctgccgttgttctgtcctgtcctatttcctggaatgtgacctCTCTGTTTCatgctgattaaatgtttctccatctgttttaatgtgtccttaccttattctgccatcttgattctccatggGACTATTATTACAAGTTTGTTCTCAGCCATAGGTTGTTTGTGCATACTAAGCCCATCAATTTCTCTTCGTGGATCTTTGTATTCTACCCCCTTGTAAAAGACATG
This window of the Ochotona princeps isolate mOchPri1 chromosome 2, mOchPri1.hap1, whole genome shotgun sequence genome carries:
- the LOC131479619 gene encoding parafibromin-like, giving the protein MADVLSVLRQYTIQKKEIVVKGDEVIFGEFSWPKNVKTNYVVWAAEKKDQPREYYTLECILFLLRNVHLSHPVYVRRAAAENIPVVKRPDRKDLLGYLNGEASTCASIDRSLPLELGLQRSARVKRAADEVLAEAKKPRLENEECIRLDRERLAARLEGHKEEVVQTERIRSLSEDMTVEKIAAIKAKIMAKKRATIKTDLNDALTALKPRSFVDAEVDVTREIVSRERVWRTRNTILQSTGKTFAKDIFAILQSVEDREEGRAPERRRPAPNAAPVDPTVRLKQPILAAYDRYDQERFKGKETEGFKIDTKGTYHGMPLKLLTEGASAHKTQTPAAQPVPRPLSQAKPPTNQKKASQTPIIIIPAATTSLITMLNVEDLLQDFKFVSSDEKKKQGCQREHETLIQRRKEQMQPGGTVSSVTVPYKVLDQPLKLMPQDWDRVVAVFVQGPAWQFKGWPWLLPDGSPVDIFARIKAFHLKYEETRLDPNVQKWDVTVLELSHHKRHLDRLIFLRFWDTLDRYMVSHKSHLRF